In Helianthus annuus cultivar XRQ/B chromosome 8, HanXRQr2.0-SUNRISE, whole genome shotgun sequence, a single genomic region encodes these proteins:
- the LOC110873841 gene encoding protein FAR1-RELATED SEQUENCE 7-like encodes MDSRVQPEEEALESNLIDDINANGYLVVHSDSDVEVENIRDFEFEKEVDDDVLGQVFDTLGDAYDFYNRYAFVHGFGIRIRSTFKDKTTNEPYRRKYVCNKEGFKDLKRDSSKGDVKRRRELRTGCEALLRISKGKDGKWLVDKFNDSHNHELTVTPTKVMKHRSHGKFHRVEACKSLMSELSQSRLKPSQMRKVVNTMKSPCENDVTSKQCADILAVERKQYKGKEFYGLIKHFQDKLIKDRNLYFVVDLFEDGSPRNIFWADGRSRDAYIKFGDVVVFDVTYITNKFKMPFAPFVGVNHHPQSILFGGALLENEKQDTFEWLFKNFLKCMFDKYPSAMITDQDKAICNAIQSVFPNTRHRYCSWHIKKHETEHLRPLKVHYSDFEELHK; translated from the coding sequence ATGGATTCAAGAGTTCAACCAGAGGAGGAAGCTTTAGAATCGAATTTGATTGACGATATTAATGCAAATGGGTATTTAGTCGTACATAGCGATTCCGATGTTGAAGTAGAGAATATAAGAGATTTTGAGTTTGAGAAAGAAGTAGATGATGATGTGCTCGGGCAAGTATTTGATACTCTTGGTGACGCATATGATTTCTACAATCGCTATGCATTTGTACATGGGTTTGGAATACGTATTCGTTCGACTTTTAAGGATAAGACAACAAATGAACCTTATAGGAGGAAATATGTATGCAACAAAGAGGGGTTTAAAGATTTAAAGCGTGATAGTTCTAAAGGAGATGTCAAACGTCGTAGGGAATTAAGGACCGGATGTGAAGCACTTCTTAGGATTTCAAAAGGTAAAGATGGAAAATGGCTAGTAGATAAATTTAATGATTCACACAATCATGAACTAACTGTTACTCCGACCAAAGTTATGAAACACCGGTCTCATGGGAAGTTTCACCGCGTAGAAGCTTGCAAATCTCTAATGTCGGAACTTAGTCAATCCAGGTTGAAACCTAGTCAAATGAGGAAGGTCGTGAACACCATGAAAAGTCCATGTGAAAATGATGTGACATCAAAGCAATGTGCTGATATCTTAGCTGTTGAACGGAAACAATACAAAGGCAAGGAGTTCTATGGGCTTATTAAGCATTTCCAAGATAAACTAATAAAAGATCGAAACCTCTATTTTGTTGTGGATTTATTTGAGGATGGATCTCCAAGAAATATTTTTTGGGCTGATGGGAGATCAAGAGACGCATATATAAAGTTTGGAGATGTTGTTGTGTTTGATGTCACATATATAACCAACAAATTTAAGATGCCATTTGCTCCTTTTGTCGGGGTAAATCATCATCCCCAGTCAATACTTTTCGGTGGTGCGCTATTGGAGAATGAGAAGCAAGACACTTTTGAATGGTTATTTAAAAATTTCTTGAAGTGCATGTTTGATAAGTATCCCTCAGCGATGATTACAGATCAAGATAAAGCTATCTGCAATGCAATACAAAGTGTTTTTCCAAACACTCGACATCGTTATTGTTCATGGCATATTAAGAAACATGAGACCGAGCATCTTCGACCTCTAAAAGTTCATTATAGTGACTTTGAAGAGTTACATAAGTAG
- the LOC110870670 gene encoding protein FAR1-RELATED SEQUENCE 5-like, translated as MYNQRKYWAKAFLKDFFFAGMTSSRRSESIHSFFDGYVNSKTMLNEFVIQYDKAVEARRAAEEDEDFKTMNSKPVLSSVNLIEAKASSHYTRNLFDVLKKEWIEATFNLTHETISKTSEEIIYKVGQLDIDKIYWRNVNFRVSDKIDVTCSCAKFETYGILCKHILYVLKKRQVETLPGHYILPRWTLDARYKVDNCTIRLEDTHNENEVSGLTLWYVQSNFRKAIEQARDSPIEIKKLNIILLKFLEEQSIRTRSKQLETASQDSMAGSSKVNMIPQISIQDPLVHTNTKGRPKVQLESNHPLKHQKRERVLTTRN; from the coding sequence ATGTATAACCAACGTAAATATTGGGCTAAAGCCTTCTTGAAAGATTTTTTCTTTGCTGGCATGACATCAAGCAGAAGAAGTGAGAGTATTCACTCTTTTTTTGATGGATATGTAAATTCCAAGACCATGTTGAATGAGTTCGTAATACAGTATGATAAAGCTGTTGAGGCTCGAAGGGCTGCCGAAGAAGATGAAGACTTCAAGACCATGAACTCCAAGCCAGTTCTTTCTTCTGTTAATTTGATAGAGGCAAAAGCGAGTTCACATTACACAAGAAATCTCTTTGATGTATTAAAAAAGGAATGGATTGAAGCTACCTTCAATTTAACTCATGAGACCATAAGCAAGACTTCTGAAGAAATCATATATAAGGTTGGACAACTAGATATAGATAAAATATATTGGAGAAATGTTAACTTTCGTGTCTCAGATAAGATAGATGTTACATGTTCATGTGCAAAGTTTGAAACATATGGGATATTATGCAAGCATATCTTGTATGTCTTGAAGAAGAGACAAGTTGAAACTCTACCTGGTCATTATATTTTACCTAGGTGGACTCTAGATGCAAGGTATAAGGTGGATAATTGCACTATTAGGCTCGAAGACACACATAATGAGAATGAAGTAAGTGGGTTAACTTTATGGTATGTtcaatcaaattttagaaaaGCGATCGAACAAGCAAGAGATTCCCCGATTGAGATAAAGAAACTAAACATTATCCTTTTGAAGTTTTTAGAAGAGCAAAGTATTCGAACAAGGTCGAAACAATTAGAGACCGCTTCACAAGATTCTATGGCTGGAAGCTCTAAAGTGAACATGATACCTCAAATTTCTATTCAGGATCCACTAGTCCATACTAATACTAAAGGTCGACCTAAAGTGCAACTCGAATCAAATCATCCCTTGAAGCACCAAAAAAGAGAGCGTGTTCTCACTACAAGAAACTAG